A stretch of DNA from Vicinamibacterales bacterium:
TAGTCCGTCGGGAAGCCCGGCCACGAACTCCTTCAATTGCGCCGCTTCGAGGGCGCGCTCCACCGCCGCATCGTCGATCTGATCTTCGGCCAAGCCGAAGGCGACGTTACGCCTAAGGGTGTCGTCGGTCAGAAAGATTGACTGCGGTACATATCCGATTTGGCTCTGCCAGTTCCGCAGCGCGTGTTGGATCTCCTGCCCGTCGACGGCGACTTGTCCGGCGTCCGGCGTCAGCAGGCCCAGGACGATGTCAACCAGCGTGCTCTTTCCTGCCCCGCTCGACCCGACGAAGCCCACTGACTCCCCTTTTCCGACGGTAAGGGTCACCCCCATCAGGGCCGGCGATGCGGCACCCGGGTAGGTATAGGTGACGTCGGTTAGTCGGATGTCTCGCTCAAACGTCGCTGAGTTTTCACGCTTGACGGGCTCAGGGTGCTGCAACGGGCGCTGCAGTTCGTCATATAAGGTGTCAATGGCTGGCAGCCCGTAGCGTAGCGCCTGCGCCGCTCCCAACACCCGGCCGACCGACGGCATGGTTCGAAATGCCGCGGCGCCAAATAGGCCGAGCATAGGCAAGATGTTCGCGAGCTCACGCCGCTGAGCCAGCATGCTGATGGCCAGTGTGGCAAGGCCGGTCACTGCCAGCAATTCCAACCAGAGTCGCGGAAATTGGCTCAATGTGGCGTGCAGTTCGCTAGCGCGCGTGGCCTGAATGTTGTGCACGCGGAACTGCGCCAAGAAGGCCGCCTCCCGACCCAACAGTTTCATCTCTTTGACGCCTCCCAACCCCTGCTGCAAATGCTGAATGAGGAGGCCTTCGTGATAGTGCCGTAATTGTCCCCACCGACCGATGCGAATCCGAGCCCAGTGGTAAAAACCCCAAGCGGAGCCACCGAGAATGGTTACAACAACTAATGTGCCGACGGGCTCCACTACCAGCAGCAACGCGGCCACGCTTGTGAGCACCACACCCTCGGTGACAAAGTTGAGCGCGTGAGTGAGCGTCCCCGAAAAGGTGCTCGCCTCTCCGATGACGTTGCGTATGAGCAGCGCGGAATTGTTCCGCAGGTGGAACGTGTACGGTTGCCGCAAATAGATGGTGAACAGGCGTTGGGATAGCTCCGCTTTCACGTCACTGGTGAACCGATTCTGCCGCCACGCGAAGTAGCCCAGGAATACGTTCTTGACGAGATACAGCGCGACGAGTGCCACCATGCCCATCGCGATGAGCTGGGGCTGGCTGGGCTCCCCGAGCGCACGCAGGATGGGGCGAAAAAGCGGGTAGGAAGGCCCCAGGTCTCTCCGGATCAGCACCGCGATCGTCGGAATGACCAGGCCGATGCCGAGGGTCTCGAGCACCATGCCGACCACCGTCAGACCGAGCAAGGCGCCGGCCTTTTTCCGCTCGGAGTGGGTCAGAATCGCGTAAATGCGCTTGAAGGTGCTCACGCCGTTGTCCTGGTTTTGCGCGAAGACATCTGCTTGAAGTCCTCGTATGCCAGCGCCAAGCCCCGTTGCAGCTCCGTGCGGGCCGCCCACCCGAGGCTGTGCAACCGGCCGGAATCCATCAGCTTGCGCGGGGTGCCATCGGGCCTGCTGACGTCGAACTCGATGCGACCTTCAAACCCGACAGTGCGCGCGACCATTGCCGCGATCTCCGCGATCGTGACGTCGGATCCTGTACCGATGTTCACGACGGGCGCGAGACCGTCGTGGCGATCGGCAGCCAGCAGCGGCTGGAACTGCTCGCCTGGCAGCGTCATCAAGTGGACGCATGCGTCCGCCATGTCGTCGACGAACATGAACTCGCGCCGCGGACTACCAGTTCCCCAGATCGTGACGCTCGGCAATCGGCCAACCGTCGCCTCATGAAAACGGCGAATTAGGGCGGGGATCACGTGACTGTTCTCCGGGTGGTAGTTGTCACCGGGCCCATAGAGGTTTGTCGGCATCACCGCCAAGTACTTCGTGCCGTACTGCCGGTTGTAACTCCAGCACATCTCGATCCCGGCAATCTTGGCGACGGCATAGGGGCGGTTGGTCGGCTCGAGCGGCCCCGTGAGCAGCGACGACTCCGCCAAGGGCTGCGGTGCGAGTCTCGGATAGATGCAACTCGATCCCAGGAACAACAGCCGCTTCACGTGTTGGAGATAGGCCGCATGAATCACGTTGGACTGAACCACCAGGTTTTCGCGGATGAAGTCCGCCGGATACGTGTCGTTGGCATGGATGCCGCCGACCTTTGCGGCCGCGAGGTAGACGAACTCCGGTCGCTCGGCAGCAAAGAACTGGTTGACGGCCTCGGCGTCCAGCAAGTCGAGTTCCTGCCGGGTCCGCGTGATCAGGTCGCTCGGTGCGTGGCCACGGGCCCGCAGATTGCGCACGACGGCGCTACCAACCATGCCCAGATGGCCGGCAACAAAGATCCTCGGGGACATCAGCTCGCCTCGCTCCTTGGTTCGATCAATCGTCGTCGCATGGCTATGGTTCCATCCCGCCGCGCCGTCTCTTGGAATCCACAGTCGGCATACACACGAAGTGCCGCCGCGTTGGCCTCGAACACCTCAAGATACACCTCGCTGAGGCCCCAGGACCCCAGGGCCTCGTCGACCAGGCGGGAGGTGGCGGAGCGCGCCAACCCGACGCCCTTGGCGTCAGCGTCGCCAATCATCAGGCGGCCGAATTCGCCGCGGCCCGCGGACCAGTCGATGTTGTAGAGGGCCACCTGCCCCACCG
This window harbors:
- a CDS encoding GNAT family N-acetyltransferase, giving the protein MSKRHIEPLVHGRVRLRLLEEADLAMTLAWRNQDHIRKWFFDSDVITPEQHRAWWERYRTRDDDFVFMIEETDTLRRPVGQVALYNIDWSAGRGEFGRLMIGDADAKGVGLARSATSRLVDEALGSWGLSEVYLEVFEANAAALRVYADCGFQETARRDGTIAMRRRLIEPRSEAS
- a CDS encoding GDP-L-fucose synthase, yielding MSPRIFVAGHLGMVGSAVVRNLRARGHAPSDLITRTRQELDLLDAEAVNQFFAAERPEFVYLAAAKVGGIHANDTYPADFIRENLVVQSNVIHAAYLQHVKRLLFLGSSCIYPRLAPQPLAESSLLTGPLEPTNRPYAVAKIAGIEMCWSYNRQYGTKYLAVMPTNLYGPGDNYHPENSHVIPALIRRFHEATVGRLPSVTIWGTGSPRREFMFVDDMADACVHLMTLPGEQFQPLLAADRHDGLAPVVNIGTGSDVTIAEIAAMVARTVGFEGRIEFDVSRPDGTPRKLMDSGRLHSLGWAARTELQRGLALAYEDFKQMSSRKTRTTA
- a CDS encoding ABC transporter ATP-binding protein, whose product is MSTFKRIYAILTHSERKKAGALLGLTVVGMVLETLGIGLVIPTIAVLIRRDLGPSYPLFRPILRALGEPSQPQLIAMGMVALVALYLVKNVFLGYFAWRQNRFTSDVKAELSQRLFTIYLRQPYTFHLRNNSALLIRNVIGEASTFSGTLTHALNFVTEGVVLTSVAALLLVVEPVGTLVVVTILGGSAWGFYHWARIRIGRWGQLRHYHEGLLIQHLQQGLGGVKEMKLLGREAAFLAQFRVHNIQATRASELHATLSQFPRLWLELLAVTGLATLAISMLAQRRELANILPMLGLFGAAAFRTMPSVGRVLGAAQALRYGLPAIDTLYDELQRPLQHPEPVKRENSATFERDIRLTDVTYTYPGAASPALMGVTLTVGKGESVGFVGSSGAGKSTLVDIVLGLLTPDAGQVAVDGQEIQHALRNWQSQIGYVPQSIFLTDDTLRRNVAFGLAEDQIDDAAVERALEAAQLKEFVAGLPDGLETPVGERGVRLSGGQRQRIGIARALYHDPAVLVLDEATSALDVETERDVMQAVEALHGRKTILIVAHRLSTVAHCDRQYRLEQGRAEEQQVPGSMTAEPHA